A genomic window from Anthocerotibacter panamensis C109 includes:
- a CDS encoding branched-chain amino acid ABC transporter substrate-binding protein — protein sequence MKRRVVIAGSLVLTLMGCSTQSNTGTSTTGTNSTGGGKIYIGVAGPISGSQAVFGEDMVRSAKLAVDEINAQGGILGKQVEVIPGDDQAQPREASIVAQKMVSTDGLVGVVGHFNSGCSIPASQVYNRANLLMISPGSTNPLLTKQGFTNVFRVVGTDNQQGPIGANFALKVLKSKTFAILHNKTAYGQGLAESFRKTVEAGGAKVMIFEGINEGDRDFRGVLTKIKGLNPDALFFGGVFTEAGLIVNQAREIGFTGNFQSGDGTEVQDFINTVGNRSDKIYVSGVRVLDSSKFLGAYKAKYNDSPTAFGTYTYDATRLLLEAVKLAGSTDRAAIVKAVREVKDFKGLGGVLTFDANGDPANAPFDVFVIQDKKFVPYKQPTA from the coding sequence ATGAAACGACGTGTGGTGATAGCAGGATCGCTGGTCCTAACCCTGATGGGGTGTAGCACACAGAGCAATACGGGGACCTCGACCACCGGCACCAATAGCACCGGCGGCGGAAAGATTTATATCGGAGTGGCAGGCCCTATCTCCGGTTCGCAGGCAGTATTCGGCGAAGATATGGTCCGCTCAGCCAAACTAGCCGTAGACGAGATCAACGCCCAAGGCGGAATCCTAGGCAAACAAGTCGAGGTCATCCCTGGAGACGATCAGGCCCAACCGCGCGAAGCCTCGATTGTGGCCCAAAAAATGGTGAGCACCGATGGGTTGGTCGGGGTAGTCGGTCACTTCAACTCGGGCTGCTCCATTCCCGCCTCCCAAGTCTACAATCGGGCGAATCTGCTGATGATTTCTCCAGGCAGCACCAACCCGCTCTTGACCAAACAGGGCTTTACCAACGTCTTTCGGGTAGTGGGCACCGACAATCAACAGGGGCCGATTGGGGCCAATTTCGCCCTGAAAGTCCTCAAATCAAAGACGTTTGCGATCCTGCACAACAAGACCGCCTACGGGCAAGGCTTGGCGGAATCTTTCCGCAAAACAGTAGAGGCGGGCGGGGCTAAAGTCATGATTTTCGAGGGCATCAACGAAGGTGACCGGGACTTTCGGGGGGTGCTGACCAAGATCAAGGGGCTCAATCCAGACGCTCTCTTCTTTGGAGGCGTCTTCACCGAAGCGGGGCTCATCGTCAATCAGGCTCGGGAGATTGGTTTTACCGGAAACTTCCAGAGCGGTGATGGCACCGAAGTCCAAGACTTCATCAACACCGTCGGTAACCGATCTGACAAGATCTACGTCAGTGGGGTGCGTGTCCTTGACAGCAGCAAATTCCTCGGTGCCTACAAAGCCAAGTACAATGACTCCCCGACCGCCTTCGGCACCTACACCTACGACGCCACCCGTCTGCTCCTGGAGGCGGTCAAACTAGCTGGGAGTACTGACCGGGCAGCCATCGTCAAAGCGGTCCGTGAGGTAAAGGATTTCAAGGGCTTGGGCGGGGTGCTCACCTTTGACGCCAACGGCGATCCAGCCAATGCCCCCTTCGATGTATTTGTCATTCAAGACAAAAAGTTTGTTCCTTACAAACAGCCCACGGCCTAG
- a CDS encoding serine/threonine-protein kinase: protein MDSSTSTEIGALDQPIGGRYQLLAYINGGGMGRVYQARDTRLANKVVAIKVLALALGGSPESLAQMRQRFEQEAQLSALLGGHPRIIQVTDYGVEQSQPYLVMEYLQGRTLNEVIQQESPLEPERVVRLALQICEGLHYAHTLQTTLGERTITGVIHRDVKASNFFLLDEGTLGETVKILDFGIAKAISEVSVALGTNINFVGSWLCASPEQMRGEILDPRSDIYSLGIVLYEMLTGLVPFQPETNTLTGWYQTHNFIPATPIDQLTLTRPVPPALAAVVMSCLAKDREDRPLDMKTLGEQLTQALQPRRLPPPSAPDAIPALTPLPSPAPDAILTVLPLPKVPASRKGLVVGAALLLTVLLGVLWPFVLSRVLSRAIPTVLPSDAVPDTTPNRTQPPQSAPVQPGQPLPPPPIKPRTAPAAAKRQSSPQPKAAARQTTPREQPRQARRRDSTSGRRTAPGQLFRANPRTLAPDCYDPRLKLTDFRCRNRKN from the coding sequence ATGGATAGTTCCACCTCCACCGAAATCGGCGCGTTGGACCAGCCCATTGGGGGCCGTTACCAGCTCCTTGCCTATATCAATGGCGGAGGCATGGGCCGGGTCTACCAAGCTCGGGATACCCGCCTCGCTAACAAAGTCGTTGCGATTAAAGTTTTGGCTCTGGCGTTAGGGGGTAGCCCGGAGTCTTTAGCTCAAATGCGCCAGCGCTTCGAGCAGGAGGCCCAACTGAGCGCCCTCTTGGGCGGGCATCCCCGGATCATTCAGGTCACCGACTATGGAGTAGAGCAGAGCCAGCCCTATCTGGTCATGGAATACCTCCAAGGACGGACCCTGAATGAGGTGATCCAGCAGGAGAGCCCCCTCGAGCCGGAGCGGGTGGTGCGCCTCGCGCTCCAGATCTGCGAAGGACTACATTATGCCCACACGCTCCAGACCACCCTAGGAGAGCGGACGATCACAGGCGTCATCCACCGCGATGTGAAAGCGAGCAATTTTTTCCTCTTGGACGAGGGGACCTTGGGGGAGACTGTCAAGATTCTGGACTTTGGCATCGCCAAAGCCATTTCCGAGGTGAGTGTGGCCTTAGGCACCAATATAAACTTCGTTGGATCTTGGCTGTGCGCCTCGCCAGAGCAGATGCGCGGCGAGATTTTGGACCCCCGCTCGGATATCTACTCTCTGGGGATCGTCCTCTATGAAATGTTGACCGGTCTTGTCCCTTTCCAGCCCGAGACAAATACCCTGACCGGCTGGTATCAGACCCACAACTTCATCCCCGCCACACCCATCGACCAACTTACCCTCACCCGCCCAGTCCCTCCAGCCCTAGCTGCTGTAGTCATGTCCTGTCTGGCGAAAGACCGCGAGGATCGTCCTCTGGACATGAAGACGCTGGGAGAACAGTTGACCCAAGCCCTCCAACCCCGCCGCTTGCCCCCGCCATCTGCCCCTGATGCCATCCCTGCCCTGACGCCCTTGCCGTCTCCCGCCCCTGACGCCATCCTTACCGTGCTGCCCTTGCCGAAAGTGCCCGCTTCGCGCAAGGGATTAGTCGTTGGGGCAGCCCTCCTCCTCACGGTGTTGCTTGGCGTCTTATGGCCTTTTGTCCTCTCCCGCGTCCTCTCTCGGGCCATCCCCACAGTACTTCCTTCCGATGCTGTACCGGATACGACGCCCAACCGCACCCAACCCCCACAATCCGCTCCAGTCCAACCGGGCCAACCACTCCCACCTCCACCGATCAAACCGCGCACCGCGCCCGCCGCTGCGAAACGACAAAGTTCACCGCAGCCCAAAGCTGCCGCTCGGCAGACGACCCCGCGTGAACAACCCCGGCAGGCGCGTCGCCGTGATAGCACGTCTGGCAGGAGAACAGCTCCAGGCCAACTATTCAGAGCAAACCCGCGGACCCTCGCCCCTGATTGCTACGATCCCCGCCTCAAATTGACTGACTTTCGCTGCCGCAACCGCAAAAACTGA
- the mazG gene encoding nucleoside triphosphate pyrophosphohydrolase, whose amino-acid sequence MSAPSDPTAIQTFLDTVARLREDCPWDREQTPQTLCPYILEEAAELVDAIESGNSDAVLEELGDLLLQVVLQTQIYSEQGTFDFAQVCARINAKMIHRHPHVFGTTTVTSSAEVAQNWEVLKAQEKAPQALSEKLHSLPKHLSGLTTAHKISNKVAQIGFEWPDLAGVLAKLQEELAELEQALATETTERQAEELGDVLFTLVNVARWQGFDSETALRQTNRRFLQRFALVEKLADRPLSTYTLAQLETLWQQAKQHAARQVKEI is encoded by the coding sequence ATGTCCGCTCCATCCGACCCGACTGCAATTCAGACTTTCCTCGATACCGTAGCCCGCCTGCGTGAGGATTGCCCCTGGGACCGAGAACAAACGCCCCAAACGCTCTGCCCCTATATCCTGGAAGAGGCGGCGGAACTGGTAGACGCCATCGAGTCCGGCAATTCCGACGCTGTTTTGGAAGAATTGGGGGATCTGTTGTTACAGGTGGTCCTCCAGACCCAGATCTATAGTGAGCAGGGAACCTTTGACTTCGCCCAGGTCTGCGCCCGGATCAATGCCAAGATGATCCACCGCCACCCCCATGTCTTTGGCACCACCACGGTTACCTCCAGTGCCGAAGTAGCCCAGAATTGGGAAGTCCTCAAGGCGCAGGAAAAAGCCCCTCAAGCGCTCAGTGAAAAACTCCATAGCTTGCCTAAACACCTCTCCGGCCTCACTACCGCTCATAAGATTTCCAATAAAGTCGCCCAGATCGGCTTTGAATGGCCGGACCTCGCCGGGGTGCTCGCCAAACTCCAGGAAGAACTGGCTGAACTGGAACAAGCCTTGGCTACAGAGACGACCGAGCGCCAAGCAGAGGAGCTGGGGGATGTCCTCTTTACCTTGGTGAATGTGGCCCGTTGGCAGGGATTTGACAGTGAAACCGCGCTGCGCCAGACCAACCGTCGCTTCCTACAACGCTTTGCCCTAGTCGAGAAACTGGCGGATCGCCCACTCTCGACCTATACCCTGGCCCAACTCGAAACGCTCTGGCAGCAAGCCAAACAACATGCTGCAAGGCAAGTTAAAGAAATTTAA
- a CDS encoding response regulator codes for MSSIALTVLVVDDHDGFRSSVRQLLERSDHCLRVLEAQSGEECIALVLQDPPDLILMDINLSGQNGLTTTAQVLQHLPKMPIFLITSLEVDEYLEEIRALGAWEIISKCDLSMHKLEQLMEGIAPHVS; via the coding sequence TTGTCTAGCATTGCCCTAACGGTCTTAGTAGTCGATGACCATGACGGTTTTCGCAGCTCTGTGCGCCAGTTGCTAGAGCGCTCCGACCACTGCCTTAGGGTCCTAGAAGCCCAGTCTGGAGAGGAATGTATAGCCTTGGTGCTCCAAGACCCCCCCGACTTGATCCTCATGGACATCAATCTATCAGGGCAAAACGGGCTCACCACTACTGCACAGGTGCTCCAACACTTACCGAAGATGCCAATATTTCTGATTACCAGCCTGGAAGTAGACGAGTACTTAGAAGAAATCCGGGCGCTGGGTGCCTGGGAAATTATCTCGAAGTGCGATCTGTCGATGCATAAGCTAGAGCAGTTGATGGAAGGGATTGCCCCCCATGTATCCTGA
- a CDS encoding sensor histidine kinase, with protein sequence MYPEAIHPTNPDSFMALVGLETLAQLQQAFSEICRVPVVFTDLAHRPLLTGQQDAPFRYSVPIESNGQTVAWLAFGRSDQSPEVIQANADILRTVANLIAQQAAIAYQNKVLSQQMVHLSIGVTQAHEEERHRISRELHDEITQGLSSISLGLDLAMIDLDRDSLTYTALEQLHTQATDLTKQVRSISQDLRPPALDNFGLVPSLRQYIKRFGQQKQAPSVSFQVEGEVYRQPADLELAVFRVIQEAMNNVYKHAQAKQIMVTLSFYEERIEVSVVDDGRGFTVGDDLNFLPVEGHLGLVGMQERMAAVGGKWRVISEPGKGCLVFATCPKRSGERTLLPLEHAS encoded by the coding sequence ATGTATCCTGAAGCGATCCATCCCACCAATCCCGACAGTTTTATGGCCTTAGTGGGTCTGGAGACTTTGGCCCAACTCCAGCAAGCCTTTAGTGAAATATGCCGTGTGCCGGTGGTCTTTACCGACCTCGCCCACCGTCCCTTACTCACCGGTCAGCAAGACGCCCCCTTCCGCTACAGCGTCCCCATCGAGAGCAACGGCCAGACCGTGGCGTGGCTCGCTTTTGGCCGTAGCGACCAATCCCCCGAAGTCATCCAAGCCAACGCCGATATCCTGCGCACAGTCGCCAACTTAATCGCCCAACAGGCAGCCATCGCCTACCAGAACAAAGTCCTCAGTCAGCAGATGGTTCACCTCTCGATAGGGGTGACTCAGGCTCATGAAGAGGAACGCCACCGCATCTCGCGGGAGTTGCACGACGAGATCACCCAAGGACTCTCCAGCATCAGCCTGGGCCTTGACCTTGCGATGATAGATCTGGACCGGGACAGCCTCACCTACACCGCCCTAGAGCAACTGCACACGCAGGCCACCGACCTGACCAAGCAGGTGCGTAGTATCAGCCAGGACCTCCGGCCCCCCGCCCTCGACAACTTTGGTCTGGTACCCTCTTTGCGCCAGTACATCAAGCGGTTTGGGCAGCAAAAACAAGCACCCAGCGTCAGCTTTCAGGTCGAAGGCGAGGTCTACCGACAACCGGCGGACCTGGAGCTTGCCGTCTTCCGGGTCATCCAGGAGGCCATGAACAACGTCTACAAACACGCTCAGGCCAAACAGATCATGGTCACTCTGAGCTTTTATGAGGAGCGCATCGAGGTAAGCGTGGTGGACGATGGCCGGGGTTTTACCGTGGGCGACGATTTAAACTTCCTGCCCGTGGAGGGCCACCTGGGTCTGGTCGGGATGCAGGAACGGATGGCAGCGGTCGGGGGCAAATGGCGCGTGATCTCCGAACCGGGCAAGGGTTGTCTGGTTTTTGCCACCTGTCCGAAGCGCAGTGGAGAGCGGACCCTGCTCCCTTTAGAGCATGCTTCCTGA
- a CDS encoding VOC family protein, with protein MSDLGLTHVALPVTNLDASIAFYAKYARMQVVHHRHDPSTGIRVAWVTDQTRPFVIVLIEQPQVEHPLLPSAHLGVACISRAEVDRLCALAQDEGRLCNGPADAGPPVGYWAYLADPDGHTLELTFGQEVAFTVTHPEPVAASA; from the coding sequence ATGAGTGACCTTGGCCTGACCCATGTGGCATTACCCGTTACGAACCTGGACGCCAGTATTGCCTTTTACGCAAAATATGCCCGTATGCAGGTGGTTCATCACCGCCACGACCCCAGCACTGGGATCAGGGTCGCCTGGGTAACAGACCAGACGCGTCCTTTTGTAATTGTCCTGATCGAGCAGCCCCAAGTTGAGCACCCGCTCCTGCCCTCGGCCCATCTCGGGGTCGCCTGTATAAGCCGTGCGGAAGTAGACCGTCTCTGCGCTCTGGCTCAGGATGAGGGGCGTCTGTGCAATGGTCCGGCGGATGCGGGTCCACCTGTGGGCTATTGGGCTTACCTTGCTGACCCCGATGGACATACGTTAGAGCTGACTTTTGGTCAGGAGGTCGCCTTCACAGTCACCCACCCGGAACCTGTAGCTGCTTCAGCCTGA
- a CDS encoding branched-chain amino acid ABC transporter permease, with amino-acid sequence MDQFLQQLLNGITLGSMYALIALGYTMVYGILELINFAHGEVVMVGAYVALGSLVLLGPLGLPWYLALLIALLAALVVCSILGVGIERLAYRPLLTEAQPLTALETGLLGVAGAGICWIALALRGALNPLNLVLGVVVGAGVAGLLWLLYTWLARAPKQRRLPRLSLLITALGMSIFLQNAVRLIAGSRDQVLPEVLPEITWSVGALQIRLIQVIIISVSVLLMLGLTFLIQKTRLGKAMRATAQDMEAAQLMGINTVRIVVITFVLGSVLGAVAGVLFGLFFKAINFSIGFKAGLTAFSAAVLGGIGNIPGAMLGGLLLGILESLAAGYFSSEWKDVFAFITLVVVLLFRPSGLLGENVPEKV; translated from the coding sequence ATGGACCAATTTCTCCAACAATTGCTCAACGGCATCACCCTCGGCAGTATGTACGCCCTCATCGCACTGGGCTACACCATGGTCTATGGAATTCTCGAACTCATCAATTTTGCCCACGGGGAAGTGGTCATGGTTGGGGCCTATGTCGCTCTGGGCAGTCTGGTGCTCCTGGGGCCACTTGGCTTGCCTTGGTACCTGGCCTTGCTCATCGCTCTGCTCGCGGCCCTAGTCGTTTGTTCTATCTTGGGCGTAGGGATCGAGCGTCTCGCCTACCGTCCGCTGCTCACCGAAGCTCAACCTCTGACTGCCCTTGAGACTGGCTTATTGGGCGTAGCCGGAGCAGGGATCTGCTGGATCGCACTGGCCCTGCGCGGTGCGCTCAACCCGCTCAATTTAGTCCTAGGAGTAGTGGTCGGAGCTGGGGTAGCCGGTCTGTTGTGGTTGCTCTATACGTGGCTGGCCCGCGCCCCAAAGCAGCGCCGTCTGCCGCGCCTATCGCTGTTGATCACTGCCTTGGGCATGTCGATCTTCCTGCAAAATGCGGTTCGCCTCATCGCTGGTAGCCGGGATCAGGTCCTGCCTGAGGTCCTGCCTGAGATCACATGGAGCGTCGGGGCGCTCCAGATTCGCTTGATCCAGGTCATCATTATCAGCGTGAGTGTACTCCTGATGCTGGGACTGACCTTCTTGATCCAGAAGACGCGCCTGGGCAAGGCCATGCGGGCTACTGCTCAGGATATGGAAGCAGCCCAACTCATGGGCATCAACACCGTTCGCATCGTGGTGATCACTTTTGTATTGGGCTCCGTCTTAGGTGCGGTAGCAGGGGTACTCTTTGGCCTGTTCTTTAAGGCTATCAACTTCTCTATCGGATTTAAGGCCGGGCTTACTGCTTTTAGCGCAGCGGTCCTAGGCGGAATTGGCAATATTCCTGGGGCTATGCTGGGTGGGCTCCTCCTAGGGATCCTCGAATCTCTAGCAGCGGGCTATTTCTCCAGCGAGTGGAAGGATGTATTTGCTTTTATCACGCTGGTCGTGGTCCTGCTCTTTCGACCCTCCGGGCTGTTGGGAGAAAATGTCCCTGAAAAAGTATAG
- a CDS encoding RNA recognition motif domain-containing protein — MSIRLYVGNLPEAVTRQELEEIFLPSEEVVSIKLITDRKTGKCRGFGFLTVTTDEAAEGFIQKFNGQAFKEGTLRIELAQPKTPKAGEKEGTPAAPMLAPRTERGEMPKPRPKSSPVLRTEKAVASETDAVEGSEELTATASTFSGPRPVPPVRRSTQTPATRAPRDAAKSRRTGGRQDARRQGSGVGNSSSGGGVSYRDLEEAGANDPRWAVLLEAAKKLELKV, encoded by the coding sequence ATGTCCATTCGTCTATACGTTGGAAATCTGCCTGAGGCAGTAACCCGCCAGGAGTTAGAAGAGATCTTCTTGCCTTCTGAGGAAGTAGTCTCCATCAAGCTCATCACGGACCGCAAGACTGGGAAGTGTCGCGGGTTTGGCTTCTTGACGGTGACTACAGACGAAGCGGCAGAGGGCTTCATCCAAAAGTTCAACGGCCAAGCCTTCAAAGAAGGTACCTTGCGTATTGAGTTGGCCCAGCCCAAGACCCCGAAAGCCGGGGAGAAGGAAGGAACCCCTGCTGCTCCAATGCTGGCACCCCGCACGGAGCGTGGCGAAATGCCCAAGCCCCGGCCCAAATCGTCCCCGGTTCTACGCACGGAGAAAGCCGTCGCCAGTGAGACTGATGCAGTGGAGGGCAGCGAAGAACTTACCGCTACCGCCTCGACGTTCTCCGGCCCCCGACCTGTCCCCCCGGTACGCCGCAGCACCCAAACTCCAGCAACTCGGGCTCCTCGAGATGCAGCCAAGAGCCGTCGCACAGGAGGTCGCCAGGACGCTCGTCGGCAGGGGAGTGGCGTAGGCAATAGCTCGTCGGGTGGCGGGGTTAGTTACCGCGATCTAGAAGAAGCCGGAGCCAACGACCCGCGCTGGGCTGTTCTGCTCGAAGCTGCCAAAAAATTGGAACTCAAGGTCTAG
- a CDS encoding alpha/beta fold hydrolase codes for MVPDFLPTATAQLTEPTSIALAQQIQRCDIVTTIFPKPIATSFVQGGDAGVPLLLLHGFDSSVLEYRRLFPQLAKAQETWAVDLVGFGFTERHPGFPFGPHAIQTHLYHFWQTLIQRPVILVGASMGGAAALDFALSHPECVQQLVLIDSVGFTEGVPPLVKLLFPPLDWLAVDFLRSPKLRQRASELSYTDQSLATPDAALCGSLPLYMAGWHQANLTFMKTGGYPFLGERIRQLAQETLILWGTQDKILDPKYALCFQEAIPHSKLIWIEQCGHVPHLEQPEIVSGHLLNFSS; via the coding sequence ATGGTCCCAGACTTTCTGCCCACCGCTACTGCGCAATTGACGGAGCCTACCTCTATTGCTCTGGCTCAGCAAATTCAGCGTTGCGATATTGTGACCACGATCTTCCCTAAACCTATTGCTACGAGTTTTGTTCAGGGGGGCGACGCAGGCGTGCCTCTGCTGTTGTTACATGGCTTTGATAGTTCAGTGCTGGAGTATCGTAGGCTTTTTCCACAGCTAGCAAAGGCACAGGAGACTTGGGCGGTGGATCTGGTGGGTTTTGGGTTTACCGAGCGGCATCCGGGTTTTCCTTTTGGTCCTCATGCAATCCAGACGCATCTCTACCATTTTTGGCAGACTCTAATCCAACGGCCTGTTATTCTTGTTGGCGCTTCCATGGGTGGTGCGGCAGCCCTTGACTTTGCTCTGAGCCATCCCGAGTGTGTTCAACAGCTAGTACTCATCGATAGCGTTGGCTTTACTGAAGGGGTTCCTCCCTTGGTAAAACTCCTGTTCCCACCTCTAGACTGGCTAGCTGTGGACTTTTTGCGTAGCCCTAAGCTGCGACAACGGGCGAGTGAACTGTCTTACACCGACCAAAGTTTAGCGACTCCAGACGCAGCGCTATGCGGGTCATTACCGCTCTATATGGCAGGCTGGCACCAAGCTAATCTAACGTTTATGAAAACTGGTGGCTATCCCTTCCTAGGAGAACGTATCCGGCAACTGGCCCAAGAAACGCTGATTTTGTGGGGTACTCAGGACAAAATTCTTGACCCCAAATACGCCCTTTGTTTCCAGGAAGCCATCCCCCACAGTAAGCTAATCTGGATTGAACAGTGCGGTCATGTTCCACACCTAGAACAACCGGAGATTGTCAGCGGGCATCTACTCAACTTCAGCTCCTGA
- a CDS encoding MarR family winged helix-turn-helix transcriptional regulator — translation MTRLVFTPKEASLLTALDDEESLPTLAASTKMTPSKVRQVVQELQTKGLIEPIASPFVKLTTKGRVAHRRLKHNLDTVVITDEPSFVMSATEIDDALEYELARLGD, via the coding sequence ATGACAAGGCTTGTATTCACGCCTAAAGAAGCTTCTCTTCTTACAGCCCTTGACGATGAAGAATCGCTTCCCACCTTAGCGGCATCTACTAAGATGACACCCAGCAAGGTACGTCAAGTGGTGCAAGAACTACAGACTAAGGGCTTGATAGAACCCATTGCTTCGCCCTTTGTAAAACTGACAACAAAAGGAAGAGTTGCCCACCGCCGGTTGAAACATAATCTTGATACAGTTGTTATTACAGATGAACCCAGTTTTGTGATGAGTGCAACAGAAATTGATGATGCACTCGAATATGAATTAGCAAGGTTGGGTGATTAG
- the obgE gene encoding GTPase ObgE, giving the protein MQFIDQAEIKVLAGQGGNGMVAYRREKYVPAGGPAGGDGGDGGSVWLVCTTDLQTLLDFSYNRIFKAEDGERGGPKNMTGARGEDRIVPVPCGTVVVDRDTGETLGDLTEPGQKLLVAKGGKGGFGNTHFASNNNRAPEFATEGRPGGERTLLLELKLLAEVGIIGLPNAGKSTLISVLSSARPKIADYPFTTLVPNLGVVRKETGDGVVFADIPGLIEGAHMGTGLGHDFLRHIERTRLLLHVVDMTSENPRTDYDTIQQELVAYGHGLEKRPQLLVLNKYDSVQTQSPEELLAPFADLSLPKVVISAATRHNLEPLLHLCWQHLDQLNQSEAEV; this is encoded by the coding sequence ATGCAATTTATTGACCAAGCCGAGATCAAAGTCCTGGCGGGCCAGGGTGGTAATGGAATGGTTGCCTACCGCCGCGAGAAATACGTACCTGCCGGAGGTCCAGCCGGTGGCGATGGCGGCGATGGGGGCTCTGTATGGCTCGTGTGTACTACTGACCTACAGACCCTGCTTGACTTCTCCTACAACCGCATCTTCAAAGCTGAGGACGGGGAGCGCGGTGGACCCAAGAATATGACCGGAGCGAGGGGCGAAGACCGCATCGTTCCGGTGCCCTGTGGGACGGTGGTGGTGGACCGAGACACCGGGGAAACCCTAGGCGATCTGACCGAGCCCGGACAAAAGCTCCTCGTCGCCAAAGGCGGCAAAGGCGGTTTCGGCAACACGCACTTTGCCAGTAACAATAACCGCGCTCCAGAATTTGCGACTGAGGGCCGACCGGGGGGAGAGCGCACCCTGCTCTTGGAGCTAAAACTGCTGGCAGAAGTAGGTATTATTGGCCTACCCAATGCGGGGAAGTCTACGTTGATCTCGGTGCTGAGTTCTGCCCGCCCCAAAATTGCCGACTATCCCTTCACTACGCTCGTGCCCAACCTAGGTGTAGTGCGCAAGGAGACCGGGGACGGGGTGGTGTTTGCCGATATTCCGGGATTGATTGAGGGAGCGCACATGGGGACGGGGCTCGGTCATGATTTCTTGCGGCACATCGAACGGACACGCCTGCTCTTGCATGTGGTAGATATGACCAGCGAAAATCCCCGTACCGACTACGACACCATTCAGCAAGAACTGGTAGCCTATGGACACGGTCTGGAAAAGCGTCCGCAACTCTTGGTTCTCAACAAATACGACAGCGTCCAGACCCAAAGCCCCGAGGAATTGCTCGCCCCCTTTGCCGACCTTAGCCTACCCAAAGTTGTCATCTCGGCAGCCACGCGCCATAACCTAGAGCCGCTCCTGCACCTATGCTGGCAACACCTCGACCAACTGAATCAAAGTGAAGCAGAGGTATAG
- the def gene encoding peptide deformylase yields MSSQPMVSKEKSTSPPLKVHTMGDRVLRAPSKNVAAINNEVRILARQMFETMYSSDGIGLAAPQVGVNKRMITIDTDPNEAANPVWVMINPVIKKVVPELVVDQEGCLSVPGVFADVVRPTAIVVSYRDLTGKPQAIEARGLLARVIQHEIDHLEGVLFVDRVENQLALAQDLLKRGFAMRDVQYVGR; encoded by the coding sequence ATGTCGTCTCAGCCCATGGTCTCCAAGGAAAAATCCACCAGTCCCCCCTTAAAGGTCCATACCATGGGGGACCGGGTTTTGCGGGCACCCAGCAAAAATGTCGCCGCCATCAATAACGAAGTTCGGATTCTGGCCCGACAAATGTTCGAGACGATGTACAGTTCGGATGGCATCGGCCTCGCAGCCCCTCAAGTTGGGGTGAACAAGCGGATGATTACCATCGACACCGACCCCAATGAGGCGGCCAATCCAGTATGGGTGATGATCAACCCTGTAATCAAAAAAGTGGTTCCCGAATTGGTAGTAGATCAAGAAGGCTGCCTTAGCGTCCCTGGAGTCTTCGCCGATGTGGTCCGTCCCACGGCAATTGTCGTCAGCTACCGCGACCTGACCGGAAAACCGCAGGCCATCGAAGCACGCGGCTTGCTTGCTCGGGTGATCCAACATGAGATCGACCACCTCGAAGGGGTACTGTTTGTAGACCGGGTCGAGAACCAGTTAGCGCTGGCTCAGGATCTGCTGAAGCGTGGCTTTGCCATGCGCGATGTCCAATACGTGGGCCGTTAG
- the gatC gene encoding Asp-tRNA(Asn)/Glu-tRNA(Gln) amidotransferase subunit GatC yields MIDLATVQKVAHLARLQLTEAEQALFTEQLDHILSYIDQLSQLNTEGVSPTTRALELTNVTRPDEPQPHPDPERLLAQAPQREEAFYRVPKIGS; encoded by the coding sequence ATGATTGACCTCGCCACCGTCCAAAAAGTCGCCCATCTCGCCCGACTCCAGCTCACCGAAGCGGAACAGGCCCTCTTTACGGAGCAATTGGATCATATCCTTTCCTACATTGACCAACTGAGCCAACTCAACACCGAGGGCGTCTCCCCGACCACCCGTGCCCTCGAACTCACCAACGTCACGCGCCCCGATGAGCCTCAGCCGCACCCTGACCCGGAACGTCTCCTAGCGCAGGCTCCGCAACGAGAAGAGGCTTTTTATCGGGTGCCGAAAATCGGGAGTTAG